TCACCAGCATCTCCACATGCCCGAAATCCCCGGTAAAGCCTTGCTGACGGCCCAGGCACAGGTACTGACGGTGCTCCGAGCCGATTTGCTCGAACAGCTTGCGGCAGGCCCAGTCGGGGTCTTGATGATCCCCGGCCGCACTGACGGCCAACAGCGGCACATCGACTTCAGCCAGGCCTTTCCACCAATCGTTCTTGCCCTCGCCGAAGCGGCCAAACAGGCCATTCCAGCGCATGGCTTCGATCATCACGCCCGCCGGTTCGTCCTCGGGGCCACGCTTCAGGCGCGAGCCGGACACTTCGCCAAAACGCTTCAACAGCAGGCGCCCGGTCCATTCCACGGGTGGCAGTTTCAACGGCCAGTGGGTGCGACTGACCTGGCAGCCAAACAGCGCCACCGACGCCACGGCCGGCGCACCCAGGTGCTGCCCACCCAGGGCCGCCGCCAAGCTGGTGCCGCCGAGAGAATGGCCGATCCAGTGGGGAATCTGTCCGCTTTGCTCACGCACGAACGCGCCGATGGCCGGCAAATCATAACGCGCATAGTCCGCGACGCGGTTGCGGGCGTAGTCATGATTGCGCTTGGACAGGCCATGGCCGCGCATTTCCGGGATCCAGACATCAAACCCCTCTCGCGCCAGATAAGCACCCAACCCGATGCCTTTTGGCGAATACCAGAAGCGTCGGTTGGAAAAACTGCCATGCAACAAAATAACCGGGATGCCCCGGTTTTCCGGGACATCGGCCAGGCCCAAACGGGTAACCGCCAGCTCGACAGTGCCGTCGAGGCTGTTACCGGGTTTTAGGCGATACACGTCTTCACTCAGGTCGCCACGACGTTCAGCGCTGATCAGGGCGACGGGAAACAAGTTGCTGCTGCTTTGCATAATGCTCTTGCACAAAAAAGGGCGGCGTCCGCGAGGATTCCCGCCCTGTACAGATAAGAATGCCGGTCACCCACCACGGGTGACCGGCACTTTTGACGTGACGATCTTAGGCGGACGCTTGGCCTTCCGCCAGGAAGAACCAGGTTTCCAGCACGGAATCGGGGTTCAGCGAGACGCTTTCGATGCCCTGTTCCATCAGCCACTTGGCAAGATCTGGGTGGTCGGAAGGGCCTTGGCCGCAGATACCGATGTACTTGCCGGCCTTGTTACAGGCCTGGATGGCGTTGGCCAGCAGCTTCTTGACCGCAGGATTCCGCTCGTCGAACAAGTGCGCGATGATCCCGGAGTCACGGTCCAGGCCCAGGGTCAGCTGGGTCAGGTCGTTGGAGCCGATGGAGAAACCGTCGAAGAACTCCAGGAATTCTTCGGCCAGGATGGCGTTGGACGGCAGTTCGCACATCATGATCACGCGCAGGCCGTTTTCACCACGGGACAGGCCGTTCTCAGCCAGCAAGTCCACCACCTGGCTCGCTTCGCCCAGGGTGCGCACGAACGGCACCATGATCTCGACGTTGGTCAGGCCCATCTCGTTACGCACGCGCTTGAGGGCGCGGCATTCGAGTTCGAAGCAGTCACGGAACGCTTCACTGATGTAGCGCGAGGCGCCACGGAAGCCCAGCATCGGGTTTTCTTCTTCCGGCTCGTAGAGCTTGCCGCCGATCAGGTTGGCGTATTCGTTGGACTTGAAGTCCGACAGGCGCACGATGACCTTTTTCGGGTAGAACGCCGCCGCCAGGGTACTGATGCCTTCCACCAGCTTCTCGACGTAGAAGCCCACGGGGTCGTTGTAGCCGGCGATGCGCTTGTCGACGCTTTCCTTGATGTCCAGCGGCAGGCCGTCGTAGTTCAGCAGGGCCTTGGGGTGCACGCCGATCATGCGATTGATTATGAACTCCAGGCGGGCCAGGCCGACACCGGCGTTCGGCAATTGCGCGAAGTCAAAAGCGCGGTCCGGGTTACCGACGTTCATCATGATCTTGAACGGCAGGTCTGGCATGGCGTCGATGGAGTTCTGCTTGATATCGAAGCCCAGCTCGCCTTCAAAGATGAAACCGGTGTCGCCTTCGGCGCAGGAAACAGTCACGCCTTGGCCGTCTTTCAACAGCTGGGTCGCGTTGCCGCAACCCACGACCGCAGGAATCCCCAGTTCACGGGCGATGATCGCCGCGTGGCAGGTACGCCCGCCACGGTTGGTGACGATGGCGCTGGCGCGCTTCATCACCGGTTCCCAGTCCGGGTCGGTCATGTCGGAGACCAGTACATCGCCTGGCTGGACTTTGTCCATCTCGGACACGTCCTTGATGATCCGCACCTTGCCGGCGCCGATGCGCTGACCGATGGCACGGCCTTCCACCAGCACGGTGCCGGTCTCTTTGAGCAGGTAGCGCTCCATGACATTGGCCGACGTGCGGCTTTTCACGGTTTCCGGACGGGCCTGCACGATGTAGAGCTTGCCGTCGTCACCGTCCTTGGCCCACTCGATGTCCATCGGGCACTTGTAGTGCTTTTCGATGATCATCGCTTGCTTGGCCAGTTCGCTGACTTCAGCGTCGGTCAGGCAGAAACGCGCGCGTTCGGCCTTGTCGACTTCAACGGTTTTCACCGAGCGACCGGCCTTGGCCTCGTCGCCATAGATCATTTTGATAGCCTTGCTGCCCAGGTTGCGGCGCAGAATGGCCGGGCGGCCGGCTTCAAGAGTGTGCTTGTGTACGTAGAATTCGTCAGGGTTGACCGCGCCTTGTACGACGGTTTCGCCCAGGCCGTAGGCGCCGGTGATAAACACCACGTCACGGAAGCCCGATTCGGTATCGAGGGTGAACATCACGCCGGCGGTGCCGGTTTCCGAACGCACCATGCGCTGCACACCGGCAGACAGGGCCACCAGCTTGTGGTCGAAACCTTGGTGCACGCGGTAGGAAATGGCGCGGTCGTTGAACAGCGAGGCGAACACTTCCTTGGCCGCGCGGATCACGTTTTCCACGCCGCGGATGTTCAGGAAGGTTTCTTGCTGGCCGGCGAAAGAGGCGTCCGGCAAGTCTTCGGCGGTGGCTGAAGAGCGCACGGCAACGGCGACGTCCGGGTTACCGGCCGACAGCGCGGCAAAGGCGGTGCGGATTTCTTCGTTGAGCTTCTCGGGGAACTCGGCTTCCATGATCCATTGGCGGATCTGGGCACCGGTCTTGGCCAGGGCATTGACGTCGTCGACGTCCAGGGCGTCCAGCGCGGCGTGGATCTGAGCGTTGAGGCCGCTCAGTTCGAGGAAATCGCGGTAAGCCTGGGCCGTGGTGGCGAAACCACCGGGCACCGAGACACCAGCGCCTGCAAGATTACTGATCATCTCGCCGAGGGATGCGTTCTTGCCCCCCACGTGCTCTACATCATGGACGCCGAGCTTATCGAGGGAAACTACGTACTCTACCAAGGTGATCTCTCCACTAACTGTGTTGGAAAAGCTCAGGACGCCGGCTGCTCAGTAGGAGCAATCGCCAGCGCTTGTGGCCTGGACCTGGAAAATAAGTGAGAATGCGGCCCACTGCGGGACGGCAAAATCGCGCCTATCATATCCAAGATTCGCCATCAGCTTAAGGCCCAGGGCTCAAATGAAACGATCTGCTTTCTTTATCTCCGACGGCACCGGCATCACAGCCGAAACATTGGGTCAAAGCCTGCTCGCGCAGTTCGAAAACATTACCTTCGCCAAATTCACGCGGCCATACATCGACAGCGTGGATAAAGCGCGGGCCATGGTACAACAAATCAATCTGGCGGCCGAAAAAGACGGTTTTCGTCCGATCATTTTCGACACCATCGTCAATCAAGACATTCGTGAGATTCTCGCAACGTCGAATGGTTTCATGATCGACATTTTCTCGACGTTCCTGGCGCCGCTGGAACAAGAGCTGAGTGAACATTCGTCGTACTCGGTAGGAAAGTCCCATTCCATTGGGCACAACTCCAACTATATGGAGCGTATCGAGGCGGTGAACTTCGCCCTCGACAACGATGACGGCGCCCGCACCCACTACTACGACAAAGCCGACCTGATCCTGGTGGGCGTATCCCGCTGCGGCAAAACGCCCACCTGTCTGTACATGGCCATGCAATTCGGCATCCGCGCGGCCAACTACCCGCTGACCGAGGACGACATGGAGCACCTGACGCTGCCAGCCGCCCTGCGCGCGCATTCGCACAAGCTGTTCGGGCTGACCATCGATCCGGACCGGCTGACGGCGATCCGTAATGAACGCAAGCCCAACAGCCGGTATTCCAGCTATGCGCAGTGCGAGTTCGAAGTGCGCGAAGTAGAAAATCTGTTCCGTCGCGAGAATATTGCGCACATCAATTCCACGCATTTTTCGGTGGAAGAGATTTCGGCGAAGATTCTGGTGGAGAAAGGCGTGGAGCGGCGCTTCAAGTAATATTTTCTGCCTGGCACTTTTGTGGTGAGCGAGCTTGCCTCGCGCGGGCAAGCCCGCTCACCACAAAGATCAAGGCCTACAGCTGGAAGCGCCCTCCCCCCTGCCCCAGCGCCGTCGCCAACGCATCAAACCCCGCCCGCAACAACTGATCATCCCCCGACGTATTGCAGATACTCGCCCGAATAAACTGTGGCACCGCCGTTTGCCCAACGGCGAATGCCTCGGCGGTGGCGATCAGGTAATTATTCTGCTTGAGCTCCGCCTCGATTTCCGACGCCCGCCAGGGCTCCGGCACTTCGATCCAGAAATGCGGGCTATTGAGATGGGTGCGATATTCCAGACCGGCCAGCAGGTCGCGGACCAAGGCCTTACGCCGGCTGATCTCGTTGATCTGTTGGCGCAACAGGTACTCCGCCGTGCCGTTTTCGATCCATTGGGTAGCCAGTTCCAGGGTGACGGGCGTGGCCATCCAACACGTTGAACGCAGGGCGGCCGAAATCCGGCTGACCAACGCCGGTGGCGCGTGCACATAGCCCACACGCAGCCCGGCCGACACGGCTTTGCTCAGGCTGCTGATCAAAATCGTACGCTCGGGGGCGAAATGGCTGAGCGGCGGCGGCCGATCTTCAACCAGTACGCCGTGGGCTTCGTCCTCAAGAATCAGCAGGTTGTGCTCACGGCAGACTTTGACCAAGGCTTCGCGGCGCGCCACCGAAAGCACCGCCGTGGTCGGGTTCTGGATTGTCGGCGTGCAGTACAGCGCTGAAACCCGGTGATTTCGACAGACTTCGTCCAGCGCGCTCGGCAGCACACCTTCTTCGTCCATCTCCAGGCCGATCAACCGGATACCCAGCATCCGCGCAGCGGTAATCAGGCCCGGATACGTCAGTTGCTCGGTGACCACCGTATCGCCGGCCCGTAACAGCGCCATCATCGAACACAGCAGGCCGTGCTGGCCGCCATTGACGCAGATGACCTGCTCGGGAATCGGGTGAAAGTCACGCTGCACCAGCCATTGCGCGCCCGCTTCACGGTAGCGCGGCAGGCCGGCGTCGGGGGTGTAGGCGCTGATGTCCTGGAGGAATTTGGCGTTGGTCGACAGGGTCTGGAAGCTCTGGGCCAGGAACACGGTTTCCTGACCGGGGATGTGCATATTGCGGCTCATGTCGAAGTACTGGCGCGGCTCTTCGCTGAAGTTGCGAAAGCCTTCATCACGCTGGCGCTCCATCCCACGCTTGCGCACGAACGTGCCGTCACCAACCCGCGCCACTACCAACCCCAGGCGTTCCAGCTCACCGTAGGCCCGGCTGATGGTACCGATGGTCACGCCCAGATTGTCGGAAAGCACCCGATGGGGCGGCAGTTTTCGTCCTGGTTCAATCAAGCCTTCGAGGATGCCCCGCTCCATGACATCGGACAGGCGCTTGTACTTCACGCCCTGACCGTTGGACAACCCCTCACGCATAATTGACACCATGTCAATATTTGTTTTGACAGCCATCTTTCGCCCTAATAGTGTGCTTTTACGGGTTCAATCGCCGAATTTTACAACTCATTACAAGCTCAATATAGAGTTCAATTCCGGCTCAGGGAAGCAATAAACGATGCCAATGTCCGCCGTTCTCGAAAACACCGCCAAAACCAAAACCCAAAAACAGTGGTTGGCCGGGCTGATCACCAGCGTGATGTTCCTGATCGTGTGCCTGAGTTGGGGCACCACGTGGCTGGGGATCAAGATTGCCGTGGAGAGCGTGCCGCCACTGACGTCCGCGGGCCTGCGTTTCCTGATCGCCTTCCCGCTGTTCCTGTGTTTTGCCATGGTGCGCCGCGAGCCGATCCTGTTTCCCCGTGAGAGCCGCTGGTTCTTCGTGTTCGTGACCCTGTCCTACTTCAGCGTGCCCTACTACCTGCTCAACTACGGCGAGATGCATGTCTCGTCCGGCCTGACCGCATTGCTGTTCAGCTGCATGCCGGTGTTCATCCTGATTTTCTCCGCGCTGTTCCTGCGTGAGCGCATCTACTTTTCCCAGGTGGTTGGCATCGGCATCGGTTTCGGCAGCCTCTACATGATCATCAAGAGCCAGGGCCTGCACCTGGACCACGCTGAGTTCTTCGGCGTGCTGGCGATCCTCACCGCCGCGGTCATGCATGCCTTGTGCTATGTCATCACCAAGCAGAAAGGCAGCGCCATCAGCGTGATCACCTACAACACGCTGCCCATCGGGATTGCCGGGCTGATGTTGTTCGTCGCCGGGCTGTGGTTTGAAACGCCGACTTTCGAGGCCATCACCCTGCGCTCCTGGGGCGCGCTGTTCTACCTGGGCCTGGTGGCTTCGGTGGGCGGATTCATCGTGTACTTCATGCTGCTCAAGCGCTTGAGCCCGATCATCCTGTCGTTCGTGTTCATCATCTTCCCGGTGTTCGCGGTGATCATCGGCGCCTGGTACGAAGGCGTGTCGATTTCCCGCGACCTGATGCTGTACTCGGCCATCCTGCTGGCCGGCTTTGCGATCACCAAACTGCCCGTTGAAAAACTCCTGGCCAAGAAAAATTGACCCTTGCCCTGCCCCATCAACTTCAGCCACGCGAGAGAAACATGGACGTCCTCCGCCCCAAGGCCCTGGAACAGATCTACGCCCACGCCAGCCGCAGCTACCCAGAGGAATGTTGTGGTTTTGTCTTCGCCGACGGCAGCGTGTACCTGGGCAGCAATATCCAGAATGAACTGCACCACAAGAACCCCGAGATGTACCCGCGCAGCGCGGCCAACGGCTACACGTTCTCGGTGCCCGACACCCTGCTGCTGAACAAGGCGTTTCGCAGCGACAACCCGGTGGTGGTGATCTACCACTCTCACCCCGACGTGGGTGCCTATTTCAGCGATGAAGACCAGGACAAGGCGCTGTTCATGGGCGAGCCGATCTACCCCGTCAGCTACCTGGTGGTCGACGTTCGCCAGGGCCAGGCCCTGGGCTCCAAGCTGTTTGCCTGGGATGGCAAGCATTTCGCCCTTCAACCCTTCAACGACCTGCACACGGAGTTGTCCATGAACGCTGTCTCTTTCCCCGACATTCTGGTTCGCGTGGCCAAGCTGCCGGAATCGACCCTCGAGGGCACCGGATCGACATTGCGCGAAGTCATTGAAAACCTCTGCAGCAGCCACCCACAGTTGCGTCCGCATCTGTTTCACGAGAAGAACAACCAGCTCAAGGAACACTTCCTGTTTACCGCCGAGGAAGAGCTGGTTGGCGCGGATGACCCACTGCCCGAGAAAGCCAGAATCGAGGTGCTGCTGGCCACGTCCGGTGGCATGGACGTCGACGCGCTGAGCAACGAAGAAGTACAACGCTACGTGCGCCACATCACCCTGCCGGGCGTAGGTCGCGAAGGTCAGTTGAACCTCAAGAAAGCCAAGGTGCTGATCATCGGCACGGGTGGCCTGGGCTCGCCGATCAGCCTGTATCTGGCGGCTGCCGGGGTCGGCACCCTGGGGCTGGTGGACTTCGATGTGGTCGAAAGCAGCAACCTGCAACGCCAGATCGTCCACGGCAACAGTACGTTGGGCATGCCCAAAGTCGAATCTGCCAAGCAGCGCCTGCAAGACCTCAACCGCCATATCCAGATCAACGCCCACGACACAGCGCTGAATGCCGACAACGCCCTGGAACTGGTGGGCGCCTACGACTTGGTGATCGACGGCACCGACAATTTCGACACTCGCTACCGAGTCAACGACGCTTGCGTGCAACTGGGCAAGCCGTTGGTGTACGGCGCGATCTACCGCTTCGACGGGCAGATCAGCGTGCTCAACTACAAAGGCGGGCCGTGCTACCGCTGCCTGTTCCCCAGCGCGCCGCCCGCAGAACTGGCGCCCAATTGCAGCGCCGGTGGCGTGATCGGCGTGCTGCCCGGTGTGGTCGGGATGATCCAGGCCACCGAGGCGATCAAACTATTGATCGGCATTGGTGAACCGTTATCCGGCCGTCTGATGCGCTTCGACGCGTTGGCGATGAAGTTCAGCGAAATCCGCTTCAAGCGCCGCGCCGACTGCCCGTGCTGCTCCGAAGCGCGGCACAGTGAAACCCTGGCCCCCGCAGTTTGCGCGGATGCCGTGCCCAACCAGCCCTCGCTGGCCGAAGAGCGCTACATCAAGCCGCAAGTACTCAAGCAAGTACTCGAACACCCCAGCAGCGCAGACGTGTTGCTGGATGTGCGCGACGCCAGCGAACTGGAAGTGTGCAAATTGCCGGGGGTGGTGCATATCCCCCTGGCTGAACTGGACGGCCACCTCGACCGCCTCAGCCGGGACAACACCCACTACCTGATCTGCTACGCCGGCACCCGCGCGGAGCAAGCAGCCAGTACCTTGCTGGCCGCCGGTTTCGCCAACACCAAAGTCCTGCAGGGTGGCATGAAGCATTGGGTTCGCGACGTCGAACCCGACATGCCGTTGTATTGAGCGGGGGGCTGAATGATGTTGCATAACTCCATCCTCGACGTGATCGGCCAAACGCCGATCGTGCGCCTGGCGCAGTTTTCCGAAGACCTCGGTATCGAGGTCTACGCCAAGCTCGAATCCCTCAACCCCGGCGGCAGCCACAAGGCGCGTATCGCCCTGGGCATGATCCTCGACGCCGAGCGCCGGGGCGTGCTGATCCGTGATTCCGGACAAACCATCATCGAACCCAGCGGCGGCAACACCGGCATCGGCCTGGTGATGGCCGGCAATGTGCTGGGCTACAAAGTGGTGCTGGTGATCCCCGACAACTACAGCCCCGAAAAACAGAAGCTGCTGCGTTTATATGGGGCCAAGGTGGTGCTGTCGGACAGCCGCCTGGGCAACAATTCCCACGGCGAAAAGTGCATGGAACTGCAGTTGGAAAACCCCAGCTACGTGATGCTCAACCAGCAGCGCAACGGCGCCAACCCGCAGACTCATCGCGACACCACCGCACCAGAAATCCTGCGAGCCTTCGGTGAGCTGCGCGCCGACTACTTTGTCAGCGGCATCGGCACCGGAGGGCATATCACCGGCATCGGTGAAACCCTCAAAGCCGCTTGGCCGCAGCTGCGCGTCATGGGCGTGGAACCGGAAGAATGCGACCTGCTGAAAAACCAGCACGCACCGCATCACATCCAGGGCCTGTCGATCGGCCTGATCCCGAGCATTCTCAACCTGGACGTGATCGACGGCATGCTCAAGGTCTCGCGCCAGGACTGCATCGACATGATGAAACGCATCATGCGCACCGACGCTATCAGCCTGGGCCTGTCGTCCGCCGCCAACATGGTGGCCATCGCCAAGCTCGCCCCCGAACTACCGCCCGAAACGGTGGTGCTGACCATGGTCTACGACAATGCCGACAGCTACCTGCCCAGTTTCGAATAAACGGGTTTCCAGCCAACCAGAATACGGGGGTGCCTCCATGGGCGGTTTTATCGACATGCAACAGTTGCACGATGAGTTGCTCACCCACCTCATCAAGACCCTCACGCCCGCCCAGCTGAAACAGCTGGAACCGCACCTGGCCACGCTGATCCAGAATGCGGCGCAGGCGGTGGCCGAGGACCTGATCGCCTACGCTTACCGTGATCCGGCCTCACGTGGGCGCGGCGAGTTGATCCTGGAATCCTACGCTTCGTTCAAGGCGGTGCTGTATTACCGCCTGGCGCACCTTGTATGGCATTTCCCGGACCAGACCAACGGCGTGTTCTCGCGCATTGCCCTCAAGCTGAGCAACCAGGGCAAGGTGCTTTCCGGTGCAGAGATTCACCCCGCCGCACGCATCGGCCGACGCTTCGTGCTGGACCACGGCTACGGCACGGTGATCGGCGAAACCTGCGAAATCGGCAACGACTGCTACATCCTCTGCGGCGTGACCTTGGGCGCCCGTGGCATCGCCAACAACCCCGATGGCAAGCGCCATCCACGCCTGGGCAATAACGTCGAGGTCGGGTCCGGGGCCCGCGTGCTGGGCTATGTGCTGATTGGCGATAACGTGTTTATCAGCCCGTCCTGCGTCATCACCCAGGACGTTCCCGCCGGCACCAAGGTCAAGGTGGTGAACCAGATCCAGCTGCAAAAAAACGATGAATCGGACCACAGCAACTACCTCGGCGCCTTTGCCCTGGATGAGCGATTGCACGTGGTGGGCGAGATCAACGCCAGCCATAAAGTGACCGTGCTGGACGCCGATTTCCATCCCTTGCCAGGGCTGATGCTGGAGCCCACGGTCAAGGAGCGCCACCACCTGCAATTTCGCTTGCATCGCGTCGAGTCGGGCAGCCATTTGCCACGCTTGCCGCTTAACCTGAAAGTCTGCGGCCCGGAATTTGAAATCACCCTGCTCTCGCCCCCTGGCTTGAGTGCAATGGTGCGTTCCCTGCTGCAAGCCAGCCCACTGATCGTCGGAGGTTGAACATGTCCGTGCACACCATGGAAACCCTGGCGCTGTTCGACAGCGCGCCCTACCAGAACGCCTTCAGCGCCCGGGTGATTGCCGTCAGCGAACACGGCATCGCCCTGGAGCACACCTTGTTCTACCCCACGGGCGGCGGACAGCCCGGCGACACGGGGCACCTCACACTCGCGGACGGTACGCGGGTCGACGTGACCGGCACGGTGCGCGACCCGGTGCTGCGCTCGATCATCTGGCATCAGGTGGAACACTGCCCCGCGCAGCTGACGGCTGGGGTACAGGTGGATGCAGGCCTCGACTGGGAGCGGCGCTACCAGCACATGAAAATGCACACCTGCCTGCACCTGCTGTGTTCGATCATCGATGCGCCGGTCACCGGATGCAGCATCAGTGCGGACAAGGGCCGGCTGGATTTCGACCTGCCCGAAATGACCCTCGACAAAGACAGCATCACCCGCGACCTCAATGCGCTGATCGAACAGGCTCACCCGGTGAAAACCCTGTCGATGCCGGCTACGGAGTATGCAACGTTGTTGCAGATCACCCGCACACAGGCCGTGGCGCCACCCGTGATTCAAGGCTCGGTCAGGGTGATTGAAATCGCCGGGATCGATATCCAGCCGTGTGGGGGCACCCATGTGATCAACACCGAAGAAATCGGCCGGGTGTTTTGCGAGAAGATCGAGAAGAAGAGCAAGCATAACCGCAGGGTGATCCTGCGATTTGAGTGAAGGCGATCCAATGTGGGAGCCAGCTCCCACATTGACCGCGTCGTCTGCTAGATCACGAACAGGTCCACAAACCGGTTGACCGGTATTGCCTCAAGCCGTGCCTGATCCTTGCACAGCGCAAAAATCTCAGCACTGCGCTGCCCGGTAAACCGTGTGGCCAGGTTGGCCTTGAACTTGTCTTCCAGCAACGGAATGCCCTCCACACGGCGCCGGCGATGGCCAATCGGGTACTCCACCGCCACCTGCTCGGTGCTGCTGCCATCCTTGAAGAACACCTGCACCGCATTGGCGATGGAGCGTTTGTCGGCCTCCAGGTATTCGCGGCTGTAGCGTGGGTCTTCGACGATGACCATTTTGTCGCGCAACTGATCGATGATCGGGTGGGCGGCGTGGAATTCATCTTCGTACTGCTCGGCCACCAGATTGCCGAATGCCAACGGCACGGCGGTCATGTATTGCAGGCAATGGTCGCGATCGGCAGCGTTGGCCAATTGGCCGACTTTGGAAATGATGCGGATCGCGGATTCATGGGTAGTGATCACGATGCGCTCGATTTCCTGCAGGCGATCTTTCACCCAGGGGTGCAAGGTCACCGCTGCTTCACAGGCCGTTTGCGCATGGAACTCGGCCGGGAAGCTGATCTTGAACAGCACGTTTTCCATCACATAGGTGCCGTAGGGCTGGGACAGGCTGAACGCGCGCTTGTCCTCCGGCTTGAGCGCCAGGTCCTTGTTGGTGTGGCTGAACAGCACATCGTAGAAACCCCACTGCGGCGCACTCAAGACACCCGGAATGCCCATCTCGCCACGCAAGGCGATGTCCGCCAGGCGCACGCCCCGACTCGATGCATCCCCCGCCGCCCAGGATTTGCGCGAACCGGCATTCGGTGCATGCCGGTAAGTGCGCAACGCCTGCCCATCGACAAACGCATGGGACAGCGCCGCCAGCAACTGCTCACGGTTGGCACCCATTAGCTTGGCGGTGACCGCCGTGGAGGCGACTTTGACCAGCAGCACATGGTCGAGCCCTACCCGATTGAAGGAGTTTTCCAGGGCAATCACGCCCTGGATTTCGTGGGCCATGATCATCGCTTCCAACACCGCGCGCACGGTCAACGGCGCATCGCCATTGGCCACGCGTTTCTGCGACAGGTGATCGGCCACGGCGAGGATGCCGCCGAGATTGTCCGAAGGGTGGCCCCATTCGGCGGCGAGCCAGGTGTCGTTGTAGTCCAGCCAACGCACGATGCAACCGATGTCCCACGCGGCCTTGACCGGATCCAAACGAAACGACGTGCCCGGCACCCGCGCGCCAAACGGCACCACCGTGCCCTCGACAATCGGCCCCAGGTGCTTGGTGCACTCCGGAAAGCGCAGGGCCAGCAGGCCACAGCCCAAGGTGTCCATCAGGCAGTTGCGGGCGGTGTCCAACGCATCCCGGGAGTCGATCCGGTAGTTGAGGACATAATCAG
The genomic region above belongs to Pseudomonas azotoformans and contains:
- the ppsR gene encoding posphoenolpyruvate synthetase regulatory kinase/phosphorylase PpsR, producing MKRSAFFISDGTGITAETLGQSLLAQFENITFAKFTRPYIDSVDKARAMVQQINLAAEKDGFRPIIFDTIVNQDIREILATSNGFMIDIFSTFLAPLEQELSEHSSYSVGKSHSIGHNSNYMERIEAVNFALDNDDGARTHYYDKADLILVGVSRCGKTPTCLYMAMQFGIRAANYPLTEDDMEHLTLPAALRAHSHKLFGLTIDPDRLTAIRNERKPNSRYSSYAQCEFEVREVENLFRRENIAHINSTHFSVEEISAKILVEKGVERRFK
- a CDS encoding alpha/beta fold hydrolase, giving the protein MQSSSNLFPVALISAERRGDLSEDVYRLKPGNSLDGTVELAVTRLGLADVPENRGIPVILLHGSFSNRRFWYSPKGIGLGAYLAREGFDVWIPEMRGHGLSKRNHDYARNRVADYARYDLPAIGAFVREQSGQIPHWIGHSLGGTSLAAALGGQHLGAPAVASVALFGCQVSRTHWPLKLPPVEWTGRLLLKRFGEVSGSRLKRGPEDEPAGVMIEAMRWNGLFGRFGEGKNDWWKGLAEVDVPLLAVSAAGDHQDPDWACRKLFEQIGSEHRQYLCLGRQQGFTGDFGHVEMLVSKAAQAEVWPLVVQWLKDPLTPLPGAQAEVLATV
- the ppsA gene encoding phosphoenolpyruvate synthase, which encodes MVEYVVSLDKLGVHDVEHVGGKNASLGEMISNLAGAGVSVPGGFATTAQAYRDFLELSGLNAQIHAALDALDVDDVNALAKTGAQIRQWIMEAEFPEKLNEEIRTAFAALSAGNPDVAVAVRSSATAEDLPDASFAGQQETFLNIRGVENVIRAAKEVFASLFNDRAISYRVHQGFDHKLVALSAGVQRMVRSETGTAGVMFTLDTESGFRDVVFITGAYGLGETVVQGAVNPDEFYVHKHTLEAGRPAILRRNLGSKAIKMIYGDEAKAGRSVKTVEVDKAERARFCLTDAEVSELAKQAMIIEKHYKCPMDIEWAKDGDDGKLYIVQARPETVKSRTSANVMERYLLKETGTVLVEGRAIGQRIGAGKVRIIKDVSEMDKVQPGDVLVSDMTDPDWEPVMKRASAIVTNRGGRTCHAAIIARELGIPAVVGCGNATQLLKDGQGVTVSCAEGDTGFIFEGELGFDIKQNSIDAMPDLPFKIMMNVGNPDRAFDFAQLPNAGVGLARLEFIINRMIGVHPKALLNYDGLPLDIKESVDKRIAGYNDPVGFYVEKLVEGISTLAAAFYPKKVIVRLSDFKSNEYANLIGGKLYEPEEENPMLGFRGASRYISEAFRDCFELECRALKRVRNEMGLTNVEIMVPFVRTLGEASQVVDLLAENGLSRGENGLRVIMMCELPSNAILAEEFLEFFDGFSIGSNDLTQLTLGLDRDSGIIAHLFDERNPAVKKLLANAIQACNKAGKYIGICGQGPSDHPDLAKWLMEQGIESVSLNPDSVLETWFFLAEGQASA
- a CDS encoding DMT family transporter translates to MAGLITSVMFLIVCLSWGTTWLGIKIAVESVPPLTSAGLRFLIAFPLFLCFAMVRREPILFPRESRWFFVFVTLSYFSVPYYLLNYGEMHVSSGLTALLFSCMPVFILIFSALFLRERIYFSQVVGIGIGFGSLYMIIKSQGLHLDHAEFFGVLAILTAAVMHALCYVITKQKGSAISVITYNTLPIGIAGLMLFVAGLWFETPTFEAITLRSWGALFYLGLVASVGGFIVYFMLLKRLSPIILSFVFIIFPVFAVIIGAWYEGVSISRDLMLYSAILLAGFAITKLPVEKLLAKKN
- a CDS encoding aminotransferase-like domain-containing protein; amino-acid sequence: MAVKTNIDMVSIMREGLSNGQGVKYKRLSDVMERGILEGLIEPGRKLPPHRVLSDNLGVTIGTISRAYGELERLGLVVARVGDGTFVRKRGMERQRDEGFRNFSEEPRQYFDMSRNMHIPGQETVFLAQSFQTLSTNAKFLQDISAYTPDAGLPRYREAGAQWLVQRDFHPIPEQVICVNGGQHGLLCSMMALLRAGDTVVTEQLTYPGLITAARMLGIRLIGLEMDEEGVLPSALDEVCRNHRVSALYCTPTIQNPTTAVLSVARREALVKVCREHNLLILEDEAHGVLVEDRPPPLSHFAPERTILISSLSKAVSAGLRVGYVHAPPALVSRISAALRSTCWMATPVTLELATQWIENGTAEYLLRQQINEISRRKALVRDLLAGLEYRTHLNSPHFWIEVPEPWRASEIEAELKQNNYLIATAEAFAVGQTAVPQFIRASICNTSGDDQLLRAGFDALATALGQGGGRFQL